A region of the Stieleria neptunia genome:
TGGGGCTGCCGCCGGGAATCCACTATCAAGGCGGAATCGACATCGCGCGAAAACAAGGCACCCAGCTGACCTGGGAAATCGAATCGCTGCCGCCGGGTGCGTCACGCGATTATGAATTCTCGTGCAGCATGGTTTCGCCGGGAAAACAGACCTTTGATTTCACCGCCGCCGGCAGTGCCGCGGGCAAGACGGCCGTCGCCTTGGACACGCAAGTCGAATCGATCGCCGATCTCGTGATGACCCTGCAAGACCCCGCCGCTCCGGCACCGGTCGGTTCAGAAGTCGTCTACGAAATCGTGATCAGGAACCGCGGCAGCCGCCAAGCCAACGGCGTCCGTGCGATCGCACAGTTCAGCAACGGCATCGAACCGCGTCGCATCGAAGGCCACTCGGGCCAAGTCCTGACCGGCCAAGTGCTGCTGGACCCGATCGAAACGATCCGTCCCGGCGAAGAGATTCACATCCGCGTGATCGCCGAAGCCGAAAGCGAAGGCCACCACCGTTTCCGAACCGAAATCCGCTCGGGTGAAACCGTCCTGGTGGCCGAGGAAGCGACGCAATTCCTCAGCAAACGCGGCGAACGCGTCAGCCGACGAAGCTCCAGCAGCAGCCGCTAGCGACCGGTCAGCCGAAGTGGCGTAAGCTTCCAGCTTGCGTGCAATGCCATCAACATTGACGCCGAGCGGGGTGTTTTTTGTTAGCGGCAGGGCGCGAGCCCTCCGGTCTTTCACGGTGTTTTTCAAACGCGACCGGACGGCTCGCGCCGTTCCGCTAACCGTTCGGAGCCAAAGTCGCTGGCTTCCCGATTGCGATTGCCCCCCGGGCGAATGGGAACCAACGGCAATGCTTTTCCACCAGCGGGTGAATTTCTGCGAAGATCTCTCCAGACAGGGGCTCTTCCTTGTCTAGCACCCCAACACGCCGCCCCCAACGCCCCGAGCCGTCACATGCGAACCCTGCTCACCATCGCCCTGGCCGCTTCGCTATGCTTTGAATTTCATCATCCTGTGGGCCATTCCGAGGACCCGACCGTGACGGACGCCTCCAATTTCAACGTGCCGCTGAAAACCACCCATTTCAACCAAACGTGGACGGACCATCTGTGGCGTGACGGCTACCGCGTGCAACAAAACGCGTTGACGGGGCACTGGCGATTGATCGACGCTGACAGCTATCGCCGTGCCTGGGGCAGCAAACAACAATGCGTCGATTCGCTCAATCAAAAATGCCCCAAAACCGCCCAGACGGCTGGCAAACACCACGTGATCCTGCTGCACGGATTGATGCGGACCAGCGGCAGCATGAAAGCGTTGGAAACACAACTCGCCGACAACGGGTATCCGCACGCGATCCGATTTTCCTACGCCAGCACCCGCGGTTCGATCGGAGACCACGCCGCCGCACTGCGTGAGCTGCTCGAAGACCTGCCCAGCGAAGACACGTTCAGTTTCGTCGGTCACAGCATGGGAAACATTGTGGTCCGTCACCTCATCGGCGACCTGCAAACCGACGGGGACCCGCACCAGATTCTGCCGCGTTGTGAATCGATGATCATGCTGGGGCCTCCCAACCAGGGCGCCATGATCGCCCAGCGGCTGGCGCCGACCAAAGTCTTTGGCTGGGTGACCGGTCGAGGCGGGATGGAACTGGGCGCAAACTGGAAACAGCTTGCCCCCAAACTGGCCGTCCCGCCGTTCCCATTCCACATCATCGCCGGCGACGTCACGACGCCCGTGGCCAATCCGTTGGTCGATGGCGAAGGAGACTTTGTGGTCGGGATCGAAGAAGCCAAACTCGACGGCGCCAAGAGCTTTACGACCGTCCCCGTGCTGCACAGCTTCCTGATGGACAATGCCGACGTGATGGAAAAGACGATCCAACTGCTCAAGCAGGAAGCCTCGCCGTCGATCGATTGACAGACCGGAGGGCTCGCGGGCTGTCGTTTTTGTGAGCCGCGGGCGCGTAAGCGGCCGGGCACTGCGACGCTGCCCGAGGCCTTACGGCCAGCGGCTCACCATAGACTCAGCAGATCCCGACTCAATCGACAGCCCGCTCGCGCCCTGCCGCTAACAATCAACGATATGTGTTAGCGGAACGGCGCGAACCAACATCGCGCCGTTTGGTGGCAACGCACCCTAAAAAACGAGCCCCGACTGAGACAGTCGGGGCTGCGTTGAAAATCTTTCAGGCACGGCGTCGATCAAACGACGCGACCGGCGACTCAGTCGCGAGGCCGACGGCTGCCGCCGCCACCGCCACC
Encoded here:
- a CDS encoding esterase/lipase family protein, translating into MRTLLTIALAASLCFEFHHPVGHSEDPTVTDASNFNVPLKTTHFNQTWTDHLWRDGYRVQQNALTGHWRLIDADSYRRAWGSKQQCVDSLNQKCPKTAQTAGKHHVILLHGLMRTSGSMKALETQLADNGYPHAIRFSYASTRGSIGDHAAALRELLEDLPSEDTFSFVGHSMGNIVVRHLIGDLQTDGDPHQILPRCESMIMLGPPNQGAMIAQRLAPTKVFGWVTGRGGMELGANWKQLAPKLAVPPFPFHIIAGDVTTPVANPLVDGEGDFVVGIEEAKLDGAKSFTTVPVLHSFLMDNADVMEKTIQLLKQEASPSID